GCACCACGAAAGACAGCGCTTGCGTGCCGTGGGCCACGCTCCCTCCCACGTCGCCGTTGCCGTCGCGCCGCCAGCGCGCCGCGCCACGGCGTGATCCGCGGGACGCACCGCGCAGCAGGACGGCGCCGTTCGCGGCGCCGATGACATGCAGACCGCCGGCCGGTGTCCGGCGGCCGGCTCCTTCCACCAACGGGGTATGCGCATGAAACTGATCACCGCCATCATCCGGCCGTTCAAGCTCGACGAGGTCCGCGAGGCCTTGTCGCAGGCGGGCGTGTCCGGCATCACCGTCACCGAGGTCAAGGGCTTCGGCCGGCAGAAGGGACACACCGAGCTGTACCGCGGCGCCGAGTACGTCGTCGACTTCCTGCCCAAGATCAAGATCGAGACCGTGGTGACCGACGAACGCCTGGATGCCGTGGTCGAGGCGATCCAGACCGCCGCCGGCACCGGCAAGATCGGCGACGGCAAGATCTTCGTTACCGCGATCGAACAGGTCATCCGGATCCGCACCGGCGAGATCGGCGCAGATGCGCTCTAACCCCACCTTGGAGCCCTTCATGAAGACAGGTCTTTTCTCCGGGTGGAAGGCCCGGTTCTACGCGGTATGCATGCTGATGCTGGTCAGCGCGATGGCGGTGGGCGTGCCGGTCACGGCCTTCGCCCAGGCCGAGGTGACACCGGTGCCGACGCCGGACGTGGTGACCGAACAACTGACTCCGCCGGCGCCGCCCGCCGCCGCGGCCGCGCCCGCCGAAGCGGCGCCGACCGTGGACAAGGGCGACGTGGCCTGGATGCTGACCTCCACGCTGCTGGTGCTGCTGATGGTGGTGCCGGGCCTGGCGCTGTTCTACGGCGGCATGGTGCGCGCCAAGAACGTGCTGTCGGTGCTGATCCAGGTGGCGGTGGTGTTCTCGCTGATCGCGGTGCTGTGGGTGGTGTACGGCTACAGCCTGGCGTTCTCCGGCGAAGGGCCGTGGATCGGCAACCTCGACAAGGCGCTGTTGAAAGGCGTGACGATCGAGTCCCTGGCGGCCACCTTCACCAAGGGCGTGAGCCTGCCCGAGTACGTGTTCGTCGTCTTCCAGCTGACCTTCGCCGGCATCACCGGCGCGCTGATCGTCGGCGCCTTCGCCGAGCGAGTGAAGTTCGGCGCGGTGCTGCTGTTCTCGGTGATCTGGTTCACCTTCGGCTACCTGCCGCTGGCGCACATGGTCTGGGCCACCGGCGGCTACCTGTTCGACAAGGGCGCGCTGGACT
The Xanthomonas sp. AM6 DNA segment above includes these coding regions:
- a CDS encoding P-II family nitrogen regulator, whose product is MKLITAIIRPFKLDEVREALSQAGVSGITVTEVKGFGRQKGHTELYRGAEYVVDFLPKIKIETVVTDERLDAVVEAIQTAAGTGKIGDGKIFVTAIEQVIRIRTGEIGADAL